The following are encoded in a window of Astyanax mexicanus isolate ESR-SI-001 chromosome 6, AstMex3_surface, whole genome shotgun sequence genomic DNA:
- the abcb5 gene encoding ATP-dependent translocase ABCB1 isoform X4 yields MWNTYLDTPCETTSRTETKEKPANNRIPPDPQKVIPVGHLNLAFIQEENLQDKKPGQLRDNELDDSVSNNEKQTEVKSDEEKKPVKTVGIFQLFRYATWPEVFLMLVGLLCSAIHGAALPIMFIVFGSMTDSFILSGQQLNFTGNYTFNLTKRSSDCMTFPGEDIEGSMTKNAYYFVGIGAGVLLLGTFQVMLFVITSTRQTKRIREKYFHAVLHQPMAWFDTHPIRELNTRLTDDINTINDGLGDKICIFVQYFCRFLAGFIIGFIYGWKLTLVIMSVSPLLAGSAALCSKILATLTGRELSAYAKAGSVSAEILGAIRTVVAFNGRQKALEKYETNLLEAKNFGVRKAITTNAAMGITQFLLFSTFALAFWYGTKLSVDEPENYSIGKVLTVFFSVMIGALSLGQGAPNLESIAKARGAAYSIYSTIDMPRPIDSSSIKGYKPDSVSGDIEFKKIHFSYPSRKDVKILQGMSLKVPHGKTIALVGASGCGKSTTIQLLQRFYDPDAGEVTLDGRDIRSLNVRWLRENMGIVSQEPVLFGTTIAENIRYGREDATDQDIDRVVREANAYEFISKLPDGLNTMVGERGAQLSGGQKQRIAIARALVKNPKILLLDEATSALDTQSEAIVQAALDKARAGRTTIVIAHRLSTIRTADVIAGFKDGEVVEQGTHRELMNKKGVYYSLVMQQTSNGDDDNIDEGETCYESSDSDSPDDLVKVKIDSSDFESNSVRRSRTRQRKSSKRKSAKKAMMSKSKNGKKKEEEIIPEIPFGRILALNKPEWPCVLMGTLASCVGGGVYPCVGILFAKIIGVFAELDPEVKRQKSMMFSLLFFLVGTMAFLTYFFQGYMLGKSGESLTMRLRSQAFKAILRQDISWFDDYDNAVGVLTTKLATDASLVKGAAGSRLSLATSSFCSLGVSVIVALCFSWQLTLLILACVPFLTGAMFIQTRSMKGHASKDQRALETSGKISTETVENFRTVVALTKEEVFMQKFNESLSEPYKSALWKAPLYGMSFAVAQASSYFVRAAFFRFGAWLIAHCYAQYEDIYLVFSVLVLSTMNVGQTSSANLDFAKAKAAAGRIIALLEKKPEIDIYSDAGVKPTNFRGDIEFHDVHFSYPTRPDVRILQGLNVSVRQGQTLALVGGSGCGKSTSIQLLERFYNPAGGQVFADGMDTRGLNLAWLRSQLGMVSQEPILFDCTITENIQYGDNSRVVSQEEVVEAAKKANIHEFILNLPERYNTRVGDKGTQLSGGQKQRIAIARALVRNPKVLLLDEATSALDTESEKIVQKALDEARKGRTCIVIAHRLTTVQNADIIAVIQNGQVVEQGMHSELMAKHGAYYALVNAQVSH; encoded by the exons ATGTG GAATACTTATCTGGATACTCCTTGTGAAACAACATCAAGAACCGAAACGAAGGAAAAGCCAGCGAACAACAGAATCCCCCCTGACCCCCAGA AGGTGATTCCTGTGGGCCACCTCAATCTTGCTTTCATCCAGGAGGAGAATCTTCAGGACAAGAAACCCGGACAGCTGAGAGATAATGAATTGGATGACTCAGTATCAAACAATGAGAA ACAGACAGAAGTGAAGTCTGATGAGGAGAAGAAGCCGGTGAAGACAGTCGGGATTTTTCAGCTG TTTCGTTACGCCACCTGGCCAGAGGTGTTCCTGATGTTGGTCGGCCTCCTGTGTTCTGCTATTCACGGAGCCGCCCTGCCCATCATGTTTATCGTATTTGGGTCGATGACTGACAGCTTCATTCTGAGTGGGCAGCAGTTAAATTTTACAG GAAACTACACCTTCAACTTGACGAAGAGGTCCTCAGACTGTATGACTTTTCCTGGAGAAGATATTGAAGGGTCAATGACAAA GAATGCTTACTACTTTGTTGGGATAGGAGCTGGAGTGTTGCTCCTCGGAACATTCCAGGTCATGCTGTTCGTAATAACCTCCACCAGGCAGACCAAACGGATCCGGGAGAAGTACTTCCATGCCGTCCTGCACCAACCAATGGCATGGTTTGATACACATCCCATCAGAGAACTCAACACTCGACTCACAGA TGACATAAACACAATCAACGATGGTCTGGGAGACAAGATCTGCATATTTGTCCAGTACTTCTGCAGGTTTCTTGCTGGTTTCATCATCGGGTTTATCTATGGCTGGAAGCTAACGCTGGTCATTATGTCAGTCAGTCCACTGCTGGCAGGTTCAGCAGCTCTGTGTTCTAAA ATTCTTGCCACTCTTACCGGCAGAGAGCTGTCAGCCTATGCTAAAGCTGGATCGGTGTCTGCGGAGATTCTTGGGGCCATCAGGACTGTTGTGGCCTTTAATGGACGGCAAAAAGCTCTTGAAAA ATATGAAACTAATTTACTGGAAGCAAAGAACTTCGGAGTGAGGAAAGCTATCACAACAAATGCAGCTATGGGCATAACACAGTTCCTCTTATTTTCAACTTTTGCCCTGGCATTTTGGTATGGGACAAAACTGTCTGTGGATGAACCAGAAAATTACAGCATTGGAAAGGTCCTTACT GTCTTCTTCTCAGTGATGATCGGGGCCCTCTCTTTGGGTCAAGGAGCTCCCAACCTGGAGAGTATTGCTAAGGCCCGCGGTGCTGCATATTCCATTTACAGCACCATCGACATG CCCCGTCCCATTGACAGCAGTTCAATAAAGGGCTACAAACCAGACAGTGTGAGTGGAGACATTGAATTCAAGAAGATACATTTTAGCTACCCTTCCAGAAAAGATGTGAAG ATTCTTCAGGGGATGAGTCTGAAAGTGCCCCATGGGAAGACGATTGCACTGGTTGGGGCTAGCGGTTGTGGGAAGAGCACTACCATTCAGCTGTTACAGAGGTTTTATGATCCAGATGCAGGAGAG GTGACCCTGGATGGTCGAGATATCCGGTCTCTGAATGTACGATGGCTGAGGGAGAACATGGGCATTGTGAGCCAAGAGCCTGTTCTCTTTGGCACGACCATTGCTGAGAACATCCGCTACGGCCGTGAGGACGCTACTGACCAGGATATTGACCGGGTCGTGAGAGAGGCCAACGCCTACGAGTTCATCTCCAAACTACCAGAT GGACTGAACACCATGGTGGGAGAAAGGGGGGCTCAGCTGAGTGGTGGGCAGAAGCAGAGGATCGCTATCGCTCGTGCTCTGGTCAAGAACCCCAAAATTCTCCTGCTGGATGAAGCCACTTCAGCCTTGGACACACAGAGTGAGGCCATCGTGCAGGCTGCTTTAGATAAG GCACGAGCAGGTCGCACCACTATAGTGATTGCCCACCGGCTTTCCACCATTCGCACTGCTGATGTGATTGCTGGCTTTAAGGACGGTGAAGTGGTGGAACAGGGAACTCATAGAGAACTCATGAACAAGAAAGGAGTCTACTACTCTCTCGTCATGCAACAG ACCTCAAATGGTGATGATGACAATATAGATGAAGGAGAAACATGCTATGAATCTTCTGACAGTGACAGTCCTGATGACTTGGTGAAAGTAAAAATAGATAGCAGTGATTTTGAGAGCAACTCAGTAAGACGTAGCAGAACTCGTCAAAGGAAATCATCAAAAAGAAAGTCAGCCAAGAAGGCAATGATGTCCAAATCTAAAAATGGCAAGAAG AAGGAGGAAGAGATAATTCCAGAGATCCCCTTTGGCAGGATCCTGGCTCTAAACAAGCCTGAGTGGCCCTGTGTGTTGATGGGCACTCTAGCCAGCTGTGTGGGAGGAGGTGTCTACCCCTGTGTGGGCATCCTCTTTGCTAAAATTATTGGT gtgtttgcTGAACTTGACCCTGAAGTAAAGCGACAGAAAAGTATGatgttctctcttctctttttcctcGTTGGAACGATGGCATTCCTCACCTATTTCTTTCAG ggttacatGCTTGGTAAGTCTGGGGAGAGTTTGACCATGAGGCTACGGAGTCAAGCTTTCAAAGCCATTTTGAGACAG GACATCAGCTGGTTTGATGACTACGACAATGCAGTGGGAGTCCTGACCACTAAATTAGCCACAGATGCATCACTGGTTAAAGGG GCAGCAGGATCTAGACTAAGTTTGGCAACCAGCTCATTTTGTTCTCTGGGCGTCTCTGTGATTGTAGCCCTCTGCTTTAGCTGGCAGCTCACACTTCTCATCCTTGCCTGTGTTCCCTTCCTTACCGGAGCCATGTTCATCCAAACGAGATCTATGAAAGGCCACGCCTCCAAAGACCAGAGAGCCCTGGAAACTTCAGGCAAG ATATCCACAGAAACTGTTGAGAACTTCAGGACTGTGGTGGCATTAACAAAAGAAGAAGTCTTCATGCAAAAGTTCAATGAAAGCCTATCAGAACCATACAA ATCTGCTTTGTGGAAAGCTCCTCTCTATGGGATGAGTTTTGCCGTTGCTCAAGCAAGCTCCTACTTTGTCAGAGCTGCATTCTTCCGCTTTGGAGCCTGGCTCATTGCACATTGTTATGCTCAGTATGAGGATATTTACCT GGTGTTTTCTGTGCTTGTCCTCTCTACCATGAACGTTGGCCAAACCTCTTCAGCTAACTTAGACTTTGCCAAAGCCAAGGCAGCAGCTGGTAGAATCATAGCCTTGCTTGAAAAAAAGCCTGAGATTGATATCTACAGTGATGCAGGAGTTAAACCA ACTAATTTTAGGGGAGACATAGAATTCCATGATGTGCACTTCTCATATCCGACACGGCCGGACGTTAGGATTCTACAGGGTCTTAATGTATCAGTGAGACAAGGACAGACATTGGCCCTGGTTGGAGGCAGTGGTTGTGGGAAGAGCACATCTATCCAGCTTCTGGAACGCTTCTACAACCCTGCTGGAGGGCAAGTG TTTGCTGATGGAATGGACACTCGGGGGCTGAACCTCGCCTGGCTGCGCTCTCAGCTGGGCATGGTTTCTCAGGAGCCCATCCTGTTTGATTGCACCATTACTGAGAATATCCAGTACGGAGACAACAGCCGGGTGGTCAGCCAGGAAGAGGTGGTTGAGGCTGCTAAGAAGGCCAACATCCATGAGTTTATTCTTAACCTGCCAGAG AGATACAACACACGTGTGGGGGATAAAGGAACTCAGTTGTCTGGAGGACAGAAACAGAGGATAGCCATTGCGCGAGCTCTGGTCCGCAACCCCAAAGTTCTGCTGCTGGATGAAGCAACGTCAGCCCTGGACACCGAGAGTGAGAAG
- the abcb5 gene encoding ATP-dependent translocase ABCB1 isoform X2 has translation MWNTYLDTPCETTSRTETKEKPANNRIPPDPQKVIPVGHLNLAFIQEENLQDKKPGQLRDNELDDSVSNNEKQTEVKSDEEKKPVKTVGIFQLFRYATWPEVFLMLVGLLCSAIHGAALPIMFIVFGSMTDSFILSGQQLNFTGNYTFNLTKRSSDCMTFPGEDIEGSMTKNAYYFVGIGAGVLLLGTFQVMLFVITSTRQTKRIREKYFHAVLHQPMAWFDTHPIRELNTRLTDDINTINDGLGDKICIFVQYFCRFLAGFIIGFIYGWKLTLVIMSVSPLLAGSAALCSKILATLTGRELSAYAKAGSVSAEILGAIRTVVAFNGRQKALEKYETNLLEAKNFGVRKAITTNAAMGITQFLLFSTFALAFWYGTKLSVDEPENYSIGKVLTVFFSVMIGALSLGQGAPNLESIAKARGAAYSIYSTIDMPRPIDSSSIKGYKPDSVSGDIEFKKIHFSYPSRKDVKILQGMSLKVPHGKTIALVGASGCGKSTTIQLLQRFYDPDAGEVTLDGRDIRSLNVRWLRENMGIVSQEPVLFGTTIAENIRYGREDATDQDIDRVVREANAYEFISKLPDGLNTMVGERGAQLSGGQKQRIAIARALVKNPKILLLDEATSALDTQSEAIVQAALDKARAGRTTIVIAHRLSTIRTADVIAGFKDGEVVEQGTHRELMNKKGVYYSLVMQQTSNGDDDNIDEGETCYESSDSDSPDDLVKVKIDSSDFESNSVRRSRTRQRKSSKRKSAKKAMMSKSKNGKKKEEEIIPEIPFGRILALNKPEWPCVLMGTLASCVGGGVYPCVGILFAKIIGVFAELDPEVKRQKSMMFSLLFFLVGTMAFLTYFFQGYMLGKSGESLTMRLRSQAFKAILRQDISWFDDYDNAVGVLTTKLATDASLVKGAAGSRLSLATSSFCSLGVSVIVALCFSWQLTLLILACVPFLTGAMFIQTRSMKGHASKDQRALETSGKISTETVENFRTVVALTKEEVFMQKFNESLSEPYKSALWKAPLYGMSFAVAQASSYFVRAAFFRFGAWLIAHCYAQYEDIYLVFSVLVLSTMNVGQTSSANLDFAKAKAAAGRIIALLEKKPEIDIYSDAGVKPTNFRGDIEFHDVHFSYPTRPDVRILQGLNVSVRQGQTLALVGGSGCGKSTSIQLLERFYNPAGGQVFADGMDTRGLNLAWLRSQLGMVSQEPILFDCTITENIQYGDNSRVVSQEEVVEAAKKANIHEFILNLPERYNTRVGDKGTQLSGGQKQRIAIARALVRNPKVLLLDEATSALDTESEKIVQKALDEARKGRTCIVIAHRLTTVQNADIIAVIQNGQVVEQGMHSELMAKQGAYYALVNAQVSH, from the exons ATGTG GAATACTTATCTGGATACTCCTTGTGAAACAACATCAAGAACCGAAACGAAGGAAAAGCCAGCGAACAACAGAATCCCCCCTGACCCCCAGA AGGTGATTCCTGTGGGCCACCTCAATCTTGCTTTCATCCAGGAGGAGAATCTTCAGGACAAGAAACCCGGACAGCTGAGAGATAATGAATTGGATGACTCAGTATCAAACAATGAGAA ACAGACAGAAGTGAAGTCTGATGAGGAGAAGAAGCCGGTGAAGACAGTCGGGATTTTTCAGCTG TTTCGTTACGCCACCTGGCCAGAGGTGTTCCTGATGTTGGTCGGCCTCCTGTGTTCTGCTATTCACGGAGCCGCCCTGCCCATCATGTTTATCGTATTTGGGTCGATGACTGACAGCTTCATTCTGAGTGGGCAGCAGTTAAATTTTACAG GAAACTACACCTTCAACTTGACGAAGAGGTCCTCAGACTGTATGACTTTTCCTGGAGAAGATATTGAAGGGTCAATGACAAA GAATGCTTACTACTTTGTTGGGATAGGAGCTGGAGTGTTGCTCCTCGGAACATTCCAGGTCATGCTGTTCGTAATAACCTCCACCAGGCAGACCAAACGGATCCGGGAGAAGTACTTCCATGCCGTCCTGCACCAACCAATGGCATGGTTTGATACACATCCCATCAGAGAACTCAACACTCGACTCACAGA TGACATAAACACAATCAACGATGGTCTGGGAGACAAGATCTGCATATTTGTCCAGTACTTCTGCAGGTTTCTTGCTGGTTTCATCATCGGGTTTATCTATGGCTGGAAGCTAACGCTGGTCATTATGTCAGTCAGTCCACTGCTGGCAGGTTCAGCAGCTCTGTGTTCTAAA ATTCTTGCCACTCTTACCGGCAGAGAGCTGTCAGCCTATGCTAAAGCTGGATCGGTGTCTGCGGAGATTCTTGGGGCCATCAGGACTGTTGTGGCCTTTAATGGACGGCAAAAAGCTCTTGAAAA ATATGAAACTAATTTACTGGAAGCAAAGAACTTCGGAGTGAGGAAAGCTATCACAACAAATGCAGCTATGGGCATAACACAGTTCCTCTTATTTTCAACTTTTGCCCTGGCATTTTGGTATGGGACAAAACTGTCTGTGGATGAACCAGAAAATTACAGCATTGGAAAGGTCCTTACT GTCTTCTTCTCAGTGATGATCGGGGCCCTCTCTTTGGGTCAAGGAGCTCCCAACCTGGAGAGTATTGCTAAGGCCCGCGGTGCTGCATATTCCATTTACAGCACCATCGACATG CCCCGTCCCATTGACAGCAGTTCAATAAAGGGCTACAAACCAGACAGTGTGAGTGGAGACATTGAATTCAAGAAGATACATTTTAGCTACCCTTCCAGAAAAGATGTGAAG ATTCTTCAGGGGATGAGTCTGAAAGTGCCCCATGGGAAGACGATTGCACTGGTTGGGGCTAGCGGTTGTGGGAAGAGCACTACCATTCAGCTGTTACAGAGGTTTTATGATCCAGATGCAGGAGAG GTGACCCTGGATGGTCGAGATATCCGGTCTCTGAATGTACGATGGCTGAGGGAGAACATGGGCATTGTGAGCCAAGAGCCTGTTCTCTTTGGCACGACCATTGCTGAGAACATCCGCTACGGCCGTGAGGACGCTACTGACCAGGATATTGACCGGGTCGTGAGAGAGGCCAACGCCTACGAGTTCATCTCCAAACTACCAGAT GGACTGAACACCATGGTGGGAGAAAGGGGGGCTCAGCTGAGTGGTGGGCAGAAGCAGAGGATCGCTATCGCTCGTGCTCTGGTCAAGAACCCCAAAATTCTCCTGCTGGATGAAGCCACTTCAGCCTTGGACACACAGAGTGAGGCCATCGTGCAGGCTGCTTTAGATAAG GCACGAGCAGGTCGCACCACTATAGTGATTGCCCACCGGCTTTCCACCATTCGCACTGCTGATGTGATTGCTGGCTTTAAGGACGGTGAAGTGGTGGAACAGGGAACTCATAGAGAACTCATGAACAAGAAAGGAGTCTACTACTCTCTCGTCATGCAACAG ACCTCAAATGGTGATGATGACAATATAGATGAAGGAGAAACATGCTATGAATCTTCTGACAGTGACAGTCCTGATGACTTGGTGAAAGTAAAAATAGATAGCAGTGATTTTGAGAGCAACTCAGTAAGACGTAGCAGAACTCGTCAAAGGAAATCATCAAAAAGAAAGTCAGCCAAGAAGGCAATGATGTCCAAATCTAAAAATGGCAAGAAG AAGGAGGAAGAGATAATTCCAGAGATCCCCTTTGGCAGGATCCTGGCTCTAAACAAGCCTGAGTGGCCCTGTGTGTTGATGGGCACTCTAGCCAGCTGTGTGGGAGGAGGTGTCTACCCCTGTGTGGGCATCCTCTTTGCTAAAATTATTGGT gtgtttgcTGAACTTGACCCTGAAGTAAAGCGACAGAAAAGTATGatgttctctcttctctttttcctcGTTGGAACGATGGCATTCCTCACCTATTTCTTTCAG ggttacatGCTTGGTAAGTCTGGGGAGAGTTTGACCATGAGGCTACGGAGTCAAGCTTTCAAAGCCATTTTGAGACAG GACATCAGCTGGTTTGATGACTACGACAATGCAGTGGGAGTCCTGACCACTAAATTAGCCACAGATGCATCACTGGTTAAAGGG GCAGCAGGATCTAGACTAAGTTTGGCAACCAGCTCATTTTGTTCTCTGGGCGTCTCTGTGATTGTAGCCCTCTGCTTTAGCTGGCAGCTCACACTTCTCATCCTTGCCTGTGTTCCCTTCCTTACCGGAGCCATGTTCATCCAAACGAGATCTATGAAAGGCCACGCCTCCAAAGACCAGAGAGCCCTGGAAACTTCAGGCAAG ATATCCACAGAAACTGTTGAGAACTTCAGGACTGTGGTGGCATTAACAAAAGAAGAAGTCTTCATGCAAAAGTTCAATGAAAGCCTATCAGAACCATACAA ATCTGCTTTGTGGAAAGCTCCTCTCTATGGGATGAGTTTTGCCGTTGCTCAAGCAAGCTCCTACTTTGTCAGAGCTGCATTCTTCCGCTTTGGAGCCTGGCTCATTGCACATTGTTATGCTCAGTATGAGGATATTTACCT GGTGTTTTCTGTGCTTGTCCTCTCTACCATGAACGTTGGCCAAACCTCTTCAGCTAACTTAGACTTTGCCAAAGCCAAGGCAGCAGCTGGTAGAATCATAGCCTTGCTTGAAAAAAAGCCTGAGATTGATATCTACAGTGATGCAGGAGTTAAACCA ACTAATTTTAGGGGAGACATAGAATTCCATGATGTGCACTTCTCATATCCGACACGGCCGGACGTTAGGATTCTACAGGGTCTTAATGTATCAGTGAGACAAGGACAGACATTGGCCCTGGTTGGAGGCAGTGGTTGTGGGAAGAGCACATCTATCCAGCTTCTGGAACGCTTCTACAACCCTGCTGGAGGGCAAGTG TTTGCTGATGGAATGGACACTCGGGGGCTGAACCTCGCCTGGCTGCGCTCTCAGCTGGGCATGGTTTCTCAGGAGCCCATCCTGTTTGATTGCACCATTACTGAGAATATCCAGTACGGAGACAACAGCCGGGTGGTCAGCCAGGAAGAGGTGGTTGAGGCTGCTAAGAAGGCCAACATCCATGAGTTTATTCTTAACCTGCCAGAG AGATACAACACACGTGTGGGGGATAAAGGAACTCAGTTGTCTGGAGGACAGAAACAGAGGATAGCCATTGCGCGAGCTCTGGTCCGCAACCCCAAAGTTCTGCTGCTGGATGAAGCAACGTCAGCCCTGGACACCGAGAGTGAGAAG ATTGTTCAGAAAGCTCTGGACGAAGCTCGAAAGGGACGAACCTGCATCGTCATCGCCCACCGACTGACCACCGTCCAGAACGCAGACATCATTGCAGTCATTCAGAATGGCCAGGTGGTGGAGCAGGGCATGCACAGCGAGCTAATGGCTAAACAAGGGGCGTACTACGCTCTCGTCAATGCACAAGTGTCCCACTAA